The segment ttatattattttattatatatttgcatataattatctcttgcattcatatcattttaatttgcaAAATGAttccatcaccctattcaccccatctttaggatgATTACTTTAGGTTgtattagcctaatttttctaacaataagtataaaataatatggTCAAATGGGCTCCAACCCAAGAGTTTTAAGTGATGGTGAAGCTAATCTAATACAGTTTTGGGACATTCAATAACATAGCCTCCAAAACCATCATGTTTCAGCGATAGCACCCTTGGAAAATCAAGGAAGTAAAGCTTTGTAAAAGGGTGAGAGTGAATGCCAAGGTTTGCTCCTCATAAAATTatctaagtaaaagaaatttattagaTAAATTATCTTAACGACCTAATCACATAAATTattaatcataataaatattataacttaaaattaaaaataatttgaagacaTTTGCTCAATTAgtttaatgacttaaatatCATTTAACATAAACTcatcttaaatcattaagtattATGTATTAGATTTTATCAAATgtcttataataaaattataattatatttataatcaattatACTTGTGAAAAAGACCTCTACGATGTaaccataatttaaaataatcatagcAAAAATTAATACACTCAAATATTGCATTTGGAGTATCACCAATTATTAGTTCATAATCAAAGAACCAAAATAAGTCCCActatattttactaaaatatcaAACCCATCATCACATCaaagaaatattatttaaaagggCCCATCTACGGTATCCAATCTTAAAAGGTGTTAGATATATTTAGTTAGTATATTAGAATTATgtattatttagttattatatatttagatactatattagaattattttctttctttctatgagattaaaatagtttttattttcttttattatgtttatttaaattctaatgatgttggagttatttttaaaagaaatcttaaattttgttttttctcgatctttttatctttaaatcGGTTTTTGAATTTCAACTTGGTATTAGAGTAAAAATGATCTTTTAATTAGACTTTTGATAAGTGGCAATGGAGAGCCACAGAAGACACTTTATAAAGACAAAATACAAAGATAAGTGACAAAGGATATGAGCCACAGACTTTAGCTTCCAGATAATGTatgaaatacataaataaaGTAGAAGGGAGGGCTCAACATCAATACAGGCTTGTTTATAACAGAAACAGACAAATACAGCTGATGATGCAAAAGACAAGAGATTCAAGCTACGTAAGAGTTTGTATGTCAAAAAGACGAAGGAAAAACATGATGATGACTTCCTCATCATataaaacaaaagatatataCCTTGATGCATCAGCAACacaggaaaagaagaaaaaaactgaCAGAAAAGATGGCTACAATCCAATATGAGGTGGTAATGcaggaaaaaaaaggttgttaaGTGAAATATAAGTTTAAAACTTAGAATAATGGAAATTCCACATTTCATTTGTACTCAGCTAAAATTCTTTAGGATCAATCAGACAGTCCTCCAAATTCTATTAGTTTTCCAGGACACTGCCTGAAAGCTTACTCACAACAGAGATACGTATTTGTCTTAAACGTTAACAGTCATATAAAACTGTGAGATGAAACACAGCCAACTAAATGAAATTCTTAAATATGCTTCCAGAGCCATAGAAGACACTATAAAGACAAATTAACCACATAGGAGATTACACCACAATAAGTGTGGGCCAGACCCACAAACCTATAGCTTTGaggtaataaaataaattcataaatcagAGATGGACTTTGTTGGGCTTGCCCATATATGGGTTCCAGCTCAGGAAAGCACTTTTTTCAAACCCACATGTTGGGCTGGTCTGGCGGCTGGTTTCTAAGGCCAATAATGCAGCAGCTAGGGCGCAGACGGTTGAGAGTGAAAGGAAGAAAACAAGGGCAGATCCAAGTGTGAaggtcttcaaattcttcacgTTCTTCCCTTTCCTTGCATTTCTGAGACTCGGTGAACTTCCACTAGTTTTCATTGTTAAAAAAGCTAGCGAGGACTTCATATTCCCTTTGTtttttgaaagggaaaaaagtTTTGCACCTCAATTAGGAGGGCAATAggtataaaattcataaatacaGTTCCATGGAGAGCTCAGGCTAATAAAACAATATCAGTATTAGTGAAGCTTGGGATCAGAGCAAAGAGAAGGGTGGAAGTGTTGGCAAGTTAGCAACGACCATGGGCAGGCGACCTCATGTGCTGATTATACCACTCCCAGCGCAAGGACATGTTGCTCCTCTTATGAAGCTTGCACACCGGATTTCTGATCACGGGATCAAGGTCACCGTTGTTAACTCTGACTTCATACATGCTAAACTGCTGGCTGCACTCCCACATGAGGCTGAGGCTCGGAGTGGGATAGGGCTAGCCTCTATCCCAGATGGTCTGGATCCAGGGGACGATCGGAAAAACTTGCTCAAGTTAACAGAAAGTATTTCAAGAGTCATGCCGGGTCATTTGAAGGATTTAATTGAGAAAGTCAACCGCTCGAATGATGATGAGCAGATCACTTGTGTTATTGCTGACATAACACTTGAGCGGTGGCCAATGGAGGTGGCAGAGAAGATGGGAATCGAAGGGGTCCCTTTTTGTCCTATGGGAGCAGGAATCTGGGCTTTGGCACTTCATATTCCAAAGCTAATTGAGGCCGGAATCGTAAATAGTACTGATGGTATTAAGGCTTCAACTTgttaatttatatcatatttctAAAGTTAACTTCTTGTCTAAGAAATTTCTTGGTTTTGATAGAAATGATTCAAATATCTCTGCAGGAACTCCTCTGAAAGATGAGTTGATCTGCGTGTCGAAGGGTATTCCAGTCTTGAGCAGCAACAGCTTGCCCTGGAAGTGGCCAATTGATCTGAAGGTACAAGAGTGGGTTTTCCGAATTTATCTCACAtctattcaaattatggattctTCCAAGTGGCTTCTTTGCAACTGTGTTTACGAACTTGACTCATCTGCTTGTGACTTGATTCCTAACTTACTACCAATTGGCCCGTTACTTGAAAGTAGTGATCCGGGTCATTATGCTGCAAACTTTTGGCCTGAGGATTCAACTTGCATAGGCTGGCTCGATAAACAACCTGCTGGCTCAGTCATTTATATTGCTTTTGGCAGCACCGGAAACTTAACCCAGCACCAATTCAATGAATTAGCACTTGGTATTGAACTTGTAGGCCGGCCATTTTTATGGGTTGTCCGATCAGACTTCACCGATGGATCAGCTGCTGAATACCCTGATGGTTTCATTGAGAGAGTAGCTGACCATGGAAAGATTGTTTCGTGGGCACCCCAAGAAGAGGTTTTAGCTCACCCTTCTGTTGCATGTTTCTTTTCCCATTGTGGTTGGAACTCAACCATGGACAGCATAAGCATGGGAGTCCCCTTCCTATGCTGGCCCTACTTAGGAGATCAATTCCTTGACCAGAATTACATATGCGACAAATGGAAGGTGGGCTTGAGGTTGAACCCAGATGAAAATGGACTCATATCGAGGCATGAAATTAAGATGAAGATTGAAAAGTTGGTCTCTGATGATGGTATAAAAGCAAATGCAGAGAAGTTGAAGGAAATGGCTAGAAAGAGTGTAAGCGAAGGCGGATCTTCTTACAAGAATTTCAAAACCTTTATTGAAGcaatgaaacaatgaagatgcTTCCCAATGTTGCCACATTCAAATGTGCGAAACCATTCTCTCAATAAAAGCGAATGCATTCATGTTGTGTATGCATGTGCAGGGGTTGGTATGTGATCTTAGTGTACAAAAATCATGGCAATTGCTGCATGAAATTTGTGTGGTAGAGTTAATTAATGACAGATATTGATGTAATGCATTAGTGGTGGAGCAAAGAATTATGTATGATTTTTGAGTTTTGTCTGATTGGGGGATCAAGAACTATACTGTTGTCTACATGGCAACATATAAAAAAAGTGCACGAACAGAGCAATTGAAAATCGAAAGCAGCATTATTTAGAGCTTACACAAAAATTGggcaacaaaacaaacaaaacatgtTGACGGAGGCCACAAGATGGCACTGTTTTGAATCTTTTGCTGAAACCCAGGAGCTAAGGGCCGTTTAGCCATGTTTTGTAATGTTTGTCTTTAAAAACTGTTGTTAAGTTAAAAGagcaaaaaataactttttagtattttataaaaatacggGGGTTGGgcaaagttattttaaaaatattataaattcaatttatataatattaatcaatgTTTACAAAATCGGATCAGtcattaaattataaaagttaTCGATTCATGGATCATGAATTGAAATAGTGttaaatcataattgaataggtgacatcataaatatataatatatatataatgtatatatatatatatattattaaaattaaaaaaaaatgataaaaataaataataatatcataaattcaattgataattgaaaacataaattcaaaacattagaattttaaaaaatcataaattttttataaaatcatatatttatttaaaagttaaaaatatgtttgataatagaaaatatatttgaaaattagatatttattttaagatcataaatttattttaacatcataaaatttaaaatttatttttaaatcaaaaacttattttaaaataaaaaatttattcttaaatgaataagatgattcaaatcaaattcagaaatttaaattcataaatataaaatcacaaattttaaaaaccagaatttatttgaaaatcatatatttattttaaaattaaaaatatttaaatttatttttaaaccaaaaacttattttaaaaccaaaaatttattttcaaatgaataaaatgatttaaatcgaaattaagaaatttaaattcataaatttaaaaattaaaatcataaatataaaatcacatatttaaaaatcaaaattttaaaaaaattagaaattaaaaatgatacaaatatcaaataaaataattagataaatcaaatgataaatatttaaatagtaAACAAGGAAGCCAAACAACATTTACAACTCCAGTCAGTGGAGTCGTCGACGTCGCATTCGTCTATCGGCGTCACTGTCTTCCATTGACGTCGGTGTCGGCGCAAGCCTGCTGGCTAGAGGTGCCGAAGGTGGGAGGCTGAGGAAGGCTCCTGGAGAGGGCAAGGAACGGTTGAGCATGGGGGCAAAGGGGAGAGGGGTTAGGGCTTGAAAAGGGAGATTTTTACCCAAGCGAAACAACATCATTTCCGTGCAAAATGCATCtgttttggatttaaaaatgaaaaaaaacttaaccAAAGAACTGTTCGGTTTATGGGAAACCGCCTGGTTCATATGGTTCACCGGTTCAATCGTCGGCTCCGCTAGCTCGCGGACGATTCAATTGTCAAATGGTTCAATAGGGTAGACCAAACCGGTTTGGTCCTCAGTTGATGGTCACACCGGTGGATCAAGTTCGGTTTTTAAAACACtacattaattaaatttaattgaagttttataaaaattaaaaatagttttgtaaatacaaataaattaaaaataaataaatagtttctagtaaattataaataataatattatactaATTTACTAAAatcacaaattatatttttttataaaaatattattttaatatatgtcaTAAAAATGTGAAGATTAACATCTTAAgcataatcaattttttttaaaaaaaaaatgaacaatgataatttaaaaataataattattaattaaaaaaattaaaaataaattttaatttttttaatatataaatgagcAAAGTTTTTAATTACATGTGCATGTGTAGTATATAATTGTGGACaaagtattaaatttttttatttaatttgtaattaattggtttgattttttgaattcaaaattattcttaaaaattagaagattcctaaaaaaattaaatgattaattatGTCTTACTAAATTTAGAATGTATTCgtgagaaaattcataaaatattaaaagataaaaagtaaaGTCATAACTTATCATATATTAGTTTTGacctattattttttgtagtgaATAGATCTATTTTtgtagtttcaaattatttttataaataataaatttaatacatagtgtcattatattttgaagttcatttctttaataataaaattcataaaaatatcattacgtacaaaaaagaaaaaagaaaaaaagaaagaaataatagtcATTGTCGACCAATTTTtgtctataaattttttatattaattggtcactgtttgagtttgagtttcaaattattttttgcttAAATTATTACactcattaataaatctaacaaatcaagttttgattaatttaaagtttgtttgtcagtgaaaaaatttgaagaatatgATTCTATATAGAAGAGCAACAATAGTCATTCTACGCCAacttttgtgcataaatttTTCGTATTAATTGGTTCACTTTTTAAGtttcaagttattttaaaaaatttatatacttaGTAACGATTCTAATgcattaaatatttcttaatttaggtggtgtttgtttttttagttaattttaaatataattttaatgcttaatagtgttaagtattaagttgtttgtttttgtagtattttctttctattaaatattaaaaaataaagaaaaaccaatatgttattttttctatttagaaaaagctaaatattttgactttttctatttaacaaaAAGTTTATAAGAAGTCAtggaaaagtagaaaaacaaataacttaaattctgaaaacaaattgttttcaacaaaaagtaaaaaaaacaaacaccctcttaaaGTATATTTGTCTAatgaacaaaatttataaagtaTGATtatatgcaaaaataaataaataaattagccaattcattcaaaataaattttactctATGAgtctttaatattattaagctCCATGACTTTCTAGAACTAATAgttaaattggtttttttagtttcaaattattttaaaaattaataaattttatgtatcaagtatagtttgatttgaaatttatttgattaataaaaaaaattaaaaaaattaaaagaaattcaaaaattatttgtagCTTTCagcaatttctaaaattcatcCAGGATTATTTGTAGCTTAATAAACCATAGCTTTCCCTATGCCAAGGGTTTGCCCTTGCTAGTTTCTTAATCCACTCTGCTTGGAACTCAATTATGAAGGTTTGTCCTTACTTTGGCGACCACTACCATATCTGTGATTTACAAAGGTGGGTGTAGGGCTGAACTCAAAGGAAAATTGGATCATCTGAAGGTATaagatagagaaaaaaaaaatcaatacaaGGGAAAAGAACCAAGAACTCAAAACCATAGAGAAAAAGACAAGCATAAAGCCCTACATAAAGGACAAAGTAAACTAGAGATGACTACCCAAGAATATATGCTAAAGCATCTGCTGACTCAGAGGAAAATGGGACCATGTGAAGGTATAAGATAGAGAAAGAGAATCTATACAAGGGAAAAGAACCAAGAGCTCAAAACCATTTATACAACTAGAGAAAGAGACTAGTTGCATAAAGGCCTACACAAAGGACAAAGTAAACTAGAGATGACTACCTGTAGGGACCCCCCCTCCCCCGATGACACCTCTATCTGGATCAACTCTATCCGTACCCCCCAGGAGGACACGTGGCACGCCACTTCTATCCGGGTCCCCCAGGGGGGCACACAACACTCTCAAATATTATACCCTGATGGTGCTCTATCCTATCCGGATTCATTGTCCTAATCATTGACCGTAAA is part of the Vitis riparia cultivar Riparia Gloire de Montpellier isolate 1030 chromosome 17, EGFV_Vit.rip_1.0, whole genome shotgun sequence genome and harbors:
- the LOC117904949 gene encoding UDP-glycosyltransferase 83A1-like, translating into MGRRPHVLIIPLPAQGHVAPLMKLAHRISDHGIKVTVVNSDFIHAKLLAALPHEAEARSGIGLASIPDGLDPGDDRKNLLKLTESISRVMPGHLKDLIEKVNRSNDDEQITCVIADITLERWPMEVAEKMGIEGVPFCPMGAGIWALALHIPKLIEAGIVNSTDGTPLKDELICVSKGIPVLSSNSLPWKWPIDLKVQEWVFRIYLTSIQIMDSSKWLLCNCVYELDSSACDLIPNLLPIGPLLESSDPGHYAANFWPEDSTCIGWLDKQPAGSVIYIAFGSTGNLTQHQFNELALGIELVGRPFLWVVRSDFTDGSAAEYPDGFIERVADHGKIVSWAPQEEVLAHPSVACFFSHCGWNSTMDSISMGVPFLCWPYLGDQFLDQNYICDKWKVGLRLNPDENGLISRHEIKMKIEKLVSDDGIKANAEKLKEMARKSVSEGGSSYKNFKTFIEAMKQ